From the Priestia aryabhattai genome, one window contains:
- a CDS encoding O-methyltransferase has translation MWRSMDMSIYEIWNEVDLYMNNKLIGSDPILDEVLKANQEAGLPAIDVSPSQGKFLHLLATLKGAKRILEIGTLGGYSTIWLARALPKDGQLITLELSAQHAEVARANLKRAGVSHLVEVIVGPGLDTLAVLKEKGTDPFDIIFIDADKPNNPNYLKWALELSKKGSLIICDNVVRQGHVVNSESEDENVKGIRQFMNSLAKEKRISATAIQTVGSKGYDGFILGIVE, from the coding sequence ATGTGGAGGAGTATGGACATGTCTATATATGAAATTTGGAACGAAGTAGATCTCTATATGAACAATAAACTCATTGGATCAGACCCTATTCTTGATGAGGTATTGAAGGCAAATCAAGAGGCTGGATTACCTGCCATCGACGTATCTCCTAGTCAAGGGAAGTTTCTGCATTTGTTAGCTACGTTAAAAGGAGCTAAACGCATTTTAGAAATTGGTACTCTTGGAGGGTACAGTACCATTTGGCTAGCCAGAGCTCTTCCGAAAGATGGGCAGCTTATTACGCTGGAATTAAGCGCTCAGCATGCAGAAGTAGCAAGAGCTAATTTAAAAAGAGCGGGAGTAAGTCACTTAGTAGAAGTCATTGTCGGACCCGGCCTTGATACATTAGCTGTGTTAAAGGAGAAGGGAACAGATCCGTTTGATATTATCTTTATTGATGCTGATAAGCCGAATAACCCAAATTACTTAAAGTGGGCTCTAGAATTATCTAAAAAAGGAAGTTTGATTATTTGTGATAATGTTGTTCGTCAAGGGCATGTGGTGAATTCAGAAAGTGAAGATGAAAATGTAAAGGGAATTCGTCAATTTATGAATTCTCTAGCTAAAGAAAAAAGAATCAGCGCCACGGCGATACAAACCGTTGGAAGCAAAGGCTATGATGGATTCATTTTAGGAATTGTTGAATGA
- a CDS encoding pentapeptide repeat-containing protein, whose protein sequence is MNEKIKNHVHNILAPYQDVKNVQDLEEELSQNLQEKFTDYKKDGNSEEQAYYMTINSIGDITELIESMNVATKELKQTVPMDFSKTELTKSDFRSVSVYKGKFNASNLNESDFSYADLTDSMFKSSNLTKAIFHHANLTGVQFKWANFKHANFKDCIYDNTYFKQCNLTEIVFDGETFNGTIFEGVSLKKASFRNATLLNVQFRGSDLKKSVFEGAKMDKLTYNFLKSAKIDLSKVTVI, encoded by the coding sequence ATGAACGAAAAAATAAAAAATCATGTGCATAACATTTTGGCTCCTTATCAGGATGTAAAAAATGTTCAAGATTTAGAAGAAGAACTTTCACAGAACTTGCAGGAAAAGTTTACAGACTACAAAAAAGATGGAAACAGTGAGGAACAGGCTTATTATATGACAATCAATTCTATTGGTGATATCACAGAACTGATTGAATCAATGAATGTAGCCACAAAGGAATTGAAGCAAACCGTTCCTATGGATTTTTCAAAGACCGAGCTTACAAAATCTGATTTTCGTTCTGTATCGGTGTATAAAGGAAAATTTAATGCAAGTAATTTAAATGAATCTGATTTTAGTTACGCAGACCTTACAGACAGCATGTTTAAAAGCAGCAATTTAACGAAGGCAATATTTCATCATGCTAATTTGACAGGCGTACAATTTAAATGGGCAAATTTTAAACATGCCAATTTTAAAGACTGTATCTATGATAATACGTACTTTAAGCAATGTAATTTAACAGAAATTGTATTTGACGGAGAAACATTTAACGGAACAATCTTTGAAGGAGTATCATTAAAAAAAGCCTCATTTCGCAACGCAACTTTGCTGAATGTACAGTTTCGAGGATCAGATTTGAAGAAATCTGTTTTCGAAGGTGCAAAAATGGATAAATTGACATATAACTTTTTAAAGAGTGCAAAGATAGATCTCAGTAAAGTTACGGTTATTTAA
- a CDS encoding PadR family transcriptional regulator, translated as MVYAKMSSDLLRGHTDTMILKLLLSGDKYGYEISKLIYTHSKEQYELKEATMYSSLKRLEKDGHILSYWGDAVQGGRRKYYKITEQGKSIYKQNKENWEQAKKIIDLLL; from the coding sequence TTGGTATATGCAAAAATGTCTTCAGATTTACTTCGGGGACATACAGATACAATGATTTTGAAATTACTTCTCAGTGGCGATAAGTATGGTTATGAAATTAGTAAGCTTATTTATACCCACTCTAAAGAGCAGTATGAATTAAAAGAAGCCACAATGTATTCAAGCTTAAAGCGTCTAGAAAAGGATGGACATATTCTTTCTTACTGGGGAGATGCTGTACAAGGCGGTCGCAGAAAATATTATAAAATTACAGAACAAGGAAAAAGCATATATAAACAAAACAAAGAAAACTGGGAGCAAGCGAAAAAGATTATTGATTTGTTGTTGTAA
- a CDS encoding GNAT family N-acetyltransferase has product MYNIEIRRPKIEDSAELHELFSEVITDTFHKEGLSDMMNDIQIEIESKRQYLKCDLNSNGKHRFFWLAIDTCTNKIIGCIEYGPVSELITACTKGELQGWIEIGTVFVHPNYQRKGVGTLLLHIMLLTLQSREIKKICLDSGYKNAQKVWKKTFGEPHYLVKDYWSKGYHHMIWKIATERIPIVFKPSHNE; this is encoded by the coding sequence TTGTATAATATTGAAATAAGAAGACCAAAAATAGAAGATAGCGCAGAACTCCACGAACTTTTTAGTGAAGTGATTACAGATACTTTTCATAAGGAAGGCTTATCTGACATGATGAACGATATACAAATAGAAATTGAAAGTAAAAGACAATATTTAAAATGCGACCTTAATAGCAACGGAAAACATCGATTCTTTTGGCTCGCGATAGATACGTGCACCAATAAGATTATTGGTTGTATTGAATATGGTCCTGTTAGTGAATTAATTACGGCGTGTACAAAAGGGGAGCTGCAAGGATGGATTGAAATCGGCACAGTTTTTGTTCATCCAAATTACCAAAGAAAAGGTGTAGGGACACTGCTTTTACATATTATGTTGCTTACGCTTCAAAGCAGAGAAATTAAAAAAATTTGTTTGGACAGCGGATACAAGAATGCTCAGAAAGTATGGAAAAAAACATTTGGAGAACCACATTATTTAGTAAAAGATTACTGGAGCAAAGGATATCATCACATGATTTGGAAAATAGCAACAGAACGTATACCGATAGTATTTAAGCCTAGTCATAACGAATAA